Within Rhododendron vialii isolate Sample 1 chromosome 12a, ASM3025357v1, the genomic segment GTAAGTTACCTTTATGAACTGGACATTATAGCAACAAATATAAAATATGTAGTTAGCTTCTGACCATAGTGAGGTCTGCTATGTGCATTGATGCAGAATCCTTGGAAGAATGGATCCCTTTCCTCCCTGCAATGGCTCGAGATTCAGCAGAGAGAAGGGCATCGTAATAATTTGATCTTTCCTCGAAATCTCTGTGCCTAATTACTGTGCCGTAGCCATGAGCAACCATCAGCTCAGCCACATTCACTCCCGCCTGCTGGCTGCCTGCAGTAGGTGGAGAAGGTACAGAGGCATTGTCACCTTCAACCTTAACTGGAGAAACCAGGAAGACTGATCCGAAATCCATCACCCTTGAATTTGTGGAACCAGAGGGAGCGGTGGGTCCATCTGCCATGCTGACCTTCCTGGAATATTCCATCGAAACATTCACCTGAAAagtataaaaccaaattaacGTCCACGACAAATCCTAAAACCACACATCTCCATCTTTGTGTTTTTAAAAGTCACTTTCCCTTCTTAATTTAGCCACTTCCCTTCATAATTCAGTTCGTTAACTTTTCTATGTGTTAGATGTATGTATTTATTGAAATACAACGAAAAGTACAAATGATCATATAATGATATATACGACGTTGTAAGTAATGATCGAAACCCAAAGGTAAAAAGGCTAAACTAGAAATCTTAGAGAGTCTCTGTTATGAAAAATGACTCTCCAAATACTCATTGACAGGAAAGATGCAAGTGAAAAGGAGTCCCTACCTGACGGCCAATGAGACGCGTTCGAAGGTGTTCTTTTGCTTCACGGGCATAGGGATCAGATTGTTCATCTCTTCGAGGGTTTTCCATTTTGGGACGCCTGATACTTGAGAGATAGACACGTCGCTCTGCTAATGGACTGCCATAGGGGAGGGAATCATCAGCTACAATGATGTAATCCCCACTTACGACTTCAACGACCTGGAGAAAGCCAATTAAGCAACAGCTGAATACAGAGAATTTCCTGAAATATGACGATACAATTTCATACACACAAATCACCAGAACAAGCAACCAACCTTTCCAGTGAAATTCTGGTCATGAATTGCCTTGGAATTTGTAGCAGGAGGAACATAGTTTGTCCACAACCTCAACCGGGTCTTCTTTGCTTGAAGTTCTGCAGACTTAAGATGCCGCCTAGCATCATCCTCCATCAATCTTGCGCTCCACTCCACATATTTAGCTAAACCCTACAGCAAAAAGCAGAAAAAGCAGAAAGGAACTTTAATTAAGGAAACTCTACTGGGGATTTGAACATGGAAATTTAGCTAAACATTACTGAGTATGTGATTGGCACACATTTACATAGCAGGAAAAGGAGTGTGGAATGAGTTATTCAACAGGCCAACAAACATAGCAAGAGTGTAGCACAGAAACAAATAAGAGATCACTATCTAGATCAAGATAGTTAGAGCATGAAAAATAAAGCGTATGCTTCTGATGTGTGATATATTCAACGTAACATCAACACAAAAATTATGACCTACATTTTCAATGAGCTCCAGTGCTAGGTCTTTTGCGGATTCACCATCTGGATAGTATACCGAACCAACCAAATTGTTGAATTTGTCAACATCTTCCAGTACAATGCGGACCTGTCAGGAAAAACTTAACTTCAGATCATCTAAAGATCATGCAATGCCCAAGAGGGCAGTTAGTGAATATTCACTCACATCTCTATTCAACACACGAATCTCAGTAAAATGCTTGGCTTCTCTTCCAAATGGATCTGGGGGAACTTCGGTAGAAGATGCTGATGAAACTGCAAGTCTCTGTGCTGATGTTAAGGGGGCATGAGGCTCAGCAGAAGCTCCACCATTTGGTACATCAGTGGTAATTGCAGTTGCAGCCCTTCTTCCCATTGATGGTGCCTGGTTTCAATAAAATAAGAGTAACAACACATGAAAGCGGAGCTTATAAACATTTCCAAAAGGCAATAGAGATATAGCTTTGGATTGTACATGAATTCCAGCGACAAGCACTTGGACAAACTGAAATTCTGGAAGCAAATAAACACGAACAGTGCTTCCATCGCGAACCTGCTCCACAATAGCTTCCATGGGTCTACCCTTGTTTGATTCAACAAGACCCCTTGCATCAAAGCTATTAGAATAACTGATGGCGGAGGGAGGTAAGTTCCTAACAGATGATTCGGAAGCACCTGCTGTCTGCAAGAGCAGGTAAAATACAGAAGGCATTACCACATTATTCTTTAACTCATGGCAGTTATAATACCCCCATAGATATATTCATCAGGGCATAGGTTTGcataacatgagaagtcaagtCACTCAAAATTAAGTTTGAAGAAACATAATTATTCATTCACAGCTATAATCATGTAAGGTTCAAGACTTTAATGTCAATGACTATATAGGTATTTACTTTCAACCAATGAAGTTATCATTTGCACTAGTCAACTTCCTTGTTTGCCAAATAATATTCTAAAACCAAAACTCCATCAGTCATGAACACTATCTTCATTCGAGACCTAGCCAGTGATTAGATGGATCATAAGAGACATATAGAGACAGTAACAGCAACCCAGCCCCATCCCGACATAGATGAATTAGCCAGTTATAAAGCACAAATGAAATGTCTTAGGAGAACGAGTTAACTCCAGGGTTTTGGCATACGTGGTGCCGTTTCTCTCAAAAACAACTTCCAGTTCTTAGTCTCCTGATTCCAATTCCAATTACTCAAGCAATTGTTTCACAGACTTAAATATTTGGATAACAGGCAGTGGAAGAGAGAAGCACCAAGCATACAACCCCACTTCTTGAATAATTGTTTAAAGGCCAGCAAagaagaaggcaattttaacaTTCTCCACGACAGATTCCTTCAATACAGTGTCCTACGCAGTTACTGTTGCATTTCTAATGCACAAGACTAACTGGCGCCATTACCTTACCACCTTACATTGTTCCACAAAATTTGTCAATTACCAACAAGAAAAAATCCGGAAAAAGGTACAAGAGAACTTGGACAAAACCTCCTCCTGTTGAACAAAAAGTAGGCAAACAATATTGGGGATTGGCAGAAAACAGCAGAAAAGGATTCGGACTGACCATGCTCCAACGTCCTAGCCCTTGACGCTTAGCTTGCACTTCAAGACGTAACAGTTCTTCTAAGAAAGGACTGGCATCTCCTTTCTGTTGACCCGGCTTCTGTTGACGCGGCTCCCAAACCTGCATCCACCAGATCCAGCTAATGCACAAAAATAGGCCACCAAATTCATTATTGAAAAGAAACGCTGTTTGCACCAAAGATAAGGTGAGATAACCTCTGCCCAGCCTTTAGAAACAACCATCGATGAGACATTCTTATCGCCAAGGAAAACAGAACCAAATTCACGCCCTGTTTTCCCAGTATAATCCACTCTGAAAGTAACATCCTATTAAGAAGAGCAGCTTGATAAGATTTAAAATTCCCAGATGATTAACGAGAATACAAAGTGATTGTAATCGTAGCTATGGCTTAAAATGATCACCTTTCCTATACAAAGCTTCCTTAAATACTCTCTGCTTTCCCATGCAAATGGCGGATCAATACTGCCTCTACGGGCCTAGAAATGTAAATTAGGGGAGGAAGACAAAGGAAACGAGTAAGGTGAGCATGCAATATACATGCAAAAATACAATGAAGGTTAAATAAACTAACCAATCTTGGAGCAGAAAGGGAGGACAAAGAGATTGTCTTCTCAGGGGGAATTTCTGCCTTGCTGCTCCCCATTATCAACAAACTATCCCCGGAAGGAACAGCTTTCACTCTTCCTCTCAACCATCCAGTGGCTACTGGAGTTGAGGCCATGCTGAAAAGCTAAATATCTGCACAAAGAACAACCAACATCAAGATCATCCGTGACACGTATCAAGATTTACTATGTGCTTTTGAATTCTGAATGCATACTATTATCTTTTTCTCTCATattaaggggaaaaaacctTCATTACAAGCCCATGCAATCAACATCATAGGCCACTTTTGTTCAATTTGTCTATCATAGGCCACTTCATGCGAACTATGCACAACGTAATATCCCTACTTAGTCAACTTCTTCCATCACCGGTGTTGGAGTCTTATTATGCTTTTATTTGGCGCATTGTTTGTTCTACTCCTCAGCAAAACTCCTTAGCCACATTCATGATAAGTGTACATCTCAAGAGAATCATTGGATTTAATCCACAAGTTGTGGACCTCAACTATTCAATATAAAGAACATACGTTTTCCCTGACTCTTCTTTACATTGTACTCAACCGGAAACCATTCAACGAACAAGGCATACAAAACCATTCATCTTTGCACCGTTGCACAAATAGAATTAGGACACTACAACGGCTAGAACGCGCCattggaaaaagagaaagaCGCAAATTCAGCACTCAGTCCAAGACTCCAAATGAAAATTGCACAGCTTCATTAAATGTACAGATCTTTTAGGGTGGAAAAGCGCACGAACGACCCCCAGATTTGTACAACAAGACAAACAAAAAGTGAGATACAACAGTTCAAACATATTTTAAGTAATCCATTCCTATTTGATGGTCCaactttccttttttggatgtTCTAAATTGTATGTCCACTTTGTAAATCTCAACATAAAAAAAGAACCAACTTTCCCTTTTTGCCCTCCTTCAAATTCAATTTAATATTCCTTGACAACTTTTGTATTGGCGTGGaatttgaattctttttatCAGATTTTGGAAAACCCGCCACCAGTACCTGCAATTGGGAGCCAAGGTGAACATTTTACTAATTAAATATCTcagaaattgtgtttttttgtggttttttttttggtaaacagcCCCAAACAATTTAAACtccaacaaaaattatttcaaaaactgAGGGGCAAAATAGGAAGTTAAAACTTTGTTCCCCCATAATTACGAAACCtcttaaaaagttggatttcTGAAGCAGAACTAACAGATCAAATAAGAATGGAGGGACTCTAAGGGAGTAAGTTttcagatatttttttttataggtatgcgtacttttttgtctttagtcaattttctaaaactttcaacaaaattttttactttttgaattacACTATATACatccgaaaaataaaaaacaagcaaacaatttgattaaaaaaatcactaaagacaaaaaaaacacgGATATGACAACAGTCAAaaaattttgagagaattttggGCGGAGAACCTAAAAAGGTGAAAGTAACTCCATGCAAAACTTTTAAATTTCATGACCACCAAATTAaatatctcaattagttctttcAGTTGGTGTcgataaattttttaaagtattattattatttctaaacaaaaaattgcatgtcttttgtcttttggtaATGGACTATATTAGTATCAACTATCAAGCACCGACTGCATATCCTCAAAACCGCCATATCACCAAACAGGCATACCAATAACAGGAAAGAAACACTTGCACACAGTAAGCAGTAGAAAGAATCCTCCTTGAGTCATACCGTCAATATATAAATCTCCCAACAATCTCTACGTACACCACAAACAAGTACACAGTTTTGCATGCAATCTGTTAAACAATAGTAGAAGCTTCGAAATCACGAAAATTTCGGCCTAACGCAGAAATCTGAGGATCTGAGACCTAAACTCAGTTGATAGTCATACACACAGAACACATGCAAACGCACATATTCGCGTACATGTATATACGTGAGTAACGTGATTCgtgaatgtgtgtgtgtagctatatagatatatatagcATGAATGTACAGGAATAATAAAGTGAGATAGTAGAGCGATACCTGGTTGATACGCGCAGAAACGAAGAAACTTGCTGAGGAAAGAGGAGAAAATCAAACCGATCGATCAGGAATAGTGTGGAATTATACAAGCTGTAGCACAAGTACAATGCCAATGGAGTACAAAAATTggtatgtagagagagagagagagagagagagagaggatgagtaCCGAGGAGTTCTTGTCCGAGAAGGACTCGGACGGCGAGAGCGGTGAAACTCGAAATACTCACACGAGCTATATATATAGTAAATCCCTCCGTttccaaataataaaaaaaagtacttaaaaatattggttttcataaataaaaagaattcattCATTAGTATTAAGTATTAAAGCTTGTGagaataatttaattttaaattctGGACATACATCAGTTACATCAGTTTTGAATTCTCGTTCTAGGCAATGTGTAATATGAGGTGGTCAAGATGAGTCACATAATGCATTTTCCCTAGTTTAATAATTCAGCGCGAttatgttttgtgttttttcaaaaaaattgcatttgttaagtttacgtaaattttttttacaggtTATTAGTTTATCTCAATGAGATAAATCTgaagagtaaaaaattatgataaaaagttttcaaaaaaaatgacgcaAAATAATccacaaatatttttttccttttattcaaaaaataataattggttaataattttttatattttaaatttttcttgtcGGGACGAATCACTGATCGGAAAAATGGACAcgaaactaaatttttttaattaaaaataaaaaaattaaccgaCTTTAATTAGTACTAGTATTAAACCAAATCATGCCTAGCATATCAAAGGCGAGAAAGATGATACCCTTCCTTTTGCGGAAAATTACTCAAAATACCGTGAAAGTGTCATATCATATTCATTGAAAGATTTACTTTCCTTTGGACTGATAAAGACCGACAAATTTGCCCCTTATGTGACGAAAAGGTCGCGGTTTAGTTGGCTCAGCAGCCAATTACCTCTTCCCAATTTGCCATGTCAGCACCATGTTATGTCATCGGGCTGTCAGCGAACTTCAACTTCTCCAGGCTCCAGTTCGTAAATAAATTACTCCTTGtcacaatgatttttttttttgaaagatgtcACAATGATTTCAAGGCTATACTTTCTTCTCCTTCGCACCTGAGTCATAGCTTGTGTTTGCAATAACGGTGGATACAAATTTTAGATTTCAAGTCTTGtgcttcttaaaaaaattaccgCTGAATTTCTTTGCAACTTTGGAATGAGAAATAAGAAATCTTGTTCTTATGAGGgttcttgaaaaataaatatttacatgGTACAAGTCATTTGTACACTAgagttttgacatcaacaaaaatagtttgggCATTgtcatttctgttttttattgcttaaatcttttcaatatgaatctcaaaaattaTGCAATACGGAACTCGTTTGAAATATCTAGATTAGTTCTATTCTATTATACAAGGTCCACAAAATTATGAAATTCATTataaatttaaagatataaaCAATCATAAAATGGCATATAGTATCTTTGAAGGTAGAAATaagaggtaaaaaaaattaatgaaacatGGGTTCttattaaaaataagtacttatttcggAACTGGCCGTTAGTTTCAGATTTTACTACAGATTCTTGATTTTAATACAAACAGATAGAGGTCattccactttttcaaaaagtatctttttaaaaaagaaggtaaattttaagataaaaaattatgtgtttatgcaaataattttcttatcaatatggatcttgttgaTAGATCtcagatcttttaaacggtgcaaaaaaatttgaaaaattatttttcattttcgttatatttgaatttgaaacatGTTGGAACCAAGACGTATTGCGAAACATGTTTAACATTGTGAAATTAAAATTCAGATACAGTTAAGCGTAGAATTGTGAGAATAATATATTGAATATAATTGAAAAACTCTACCAAGACGTATTAGAACCCCATAGTGCATTTGTGTCTCAGTACTGCATAAAGATTATCCGAAACCCATGGCTGCATGCCTCTTCTTCCTCAAAACTCGTCTGAACATGTAAGCAGCAAAAGAACAATCAAAATGTAAAAGATGTGCAaagatttttgtaaataataGTAGTACGGGTTGTGCCGACTAAAGACTTGGATTCTAGTTAGTGGGTACGAGCACGTCCATTTTTATGCATTATTGATACTGATTACTGATGTCCTGAATTTCGATAAAGGAATAATGAGCATAAAATTGTTCGATGAGTATCTTCTCTTTTGCGCCTTTTGATTTCGATTTGGGAACATAATTTCACGACGCAAGCAAACGGGTCTCCAAAGTTTCTCTATTTTATGGAGGAAAATGAAAGGCCGTTAGTAGAAACTTTCTCAAAACAAAACTTGCGAAGGGAATTACTCATCtcaatttgtattttttgaactttACACTGTTTTAGTCCGTTTGTAATATAATATaattagtaaaaaaaacaaCACGATCAGTCCTAGATTTTTTGAATCAGATCCTACGAAGATAAGATTCGCTTAAATATCTTCTCCTGTAAAAAGCGCTACTTCCTCCAGATAAATGGATCAGGTCATCACAGGGAGAAGCACGCAAAGTTGCACAACCTCAGTTCTCTGCGAGTCAATCGGTGTTTACGCAAGGGATCCTCCTCCGATCTACGCCTTTAACAGGTAATCAAAAACCAACTTACAATTCAGGGTTGATGCCCATACATGATAGGTCCATCACTGTTATGCGGATTTTATCCCCAATTTGTTACCCATGCTTCTTTCCCAAAAATTGTAATTTTCTGGGTTTGATTGACAATTAGCATATTGCGAGATTTTAAATTCGGATTTTAGTAGAAAATTGAAAACCTGTTTATTGCAGCTGTGAGATTACGAgaatttcattctgttttttgagaatttgtgttGCAGAATTCCAAAAGTTATCCCGAACCCAGCTTTGGGATTTTGAGGATTTCATtactttttttagtttttaagaATATGTAGAATCTGATAATCTGTTATCTAAAAAATTTCGCCAACGCTccaaactgattttgaaaagcTAGAACCTCAAAatctacaacaacaaaaaaaaatttctcgcaAACACGCGGTCGTTTGATTATTTCTTTGTTAActcatgttgtttgatgaattCCAATACGagatatgtatatgtgtatctGTAATAGTGAggtttttaaaagaaaaaaaactaaaagaatgTATGGGGCTTCTGATTTTGCATATGTTTTGGTTGTATTATTTGAAACCTTTGAGAGAGGGACTTGAATTAGAGAGctcaatttcattttattttggtGAGAGTTTATCTTAGTTTTGTTTGAAGTTTGGTGCATATTtgctattcttcttcttccttgtgATTGTTTTACTAatgtaacttttttctttttggttttaattCTTCCCTTTCTTGAATTCTTTGGTTTTTTCTCGTTGGTTTTCGTCAATACTTGAAATCTCTAGATGAGGGCTGGGAATGAAACTGAGAATTAcagaaggaaaagaaataaaattggcCCGAAAAGAGTGTTGCTATATATTTTAGTGGGACTTGTCTTGCAACAAGTATTAGGAATTCCATGTAACATTAGGTTAAAATCTG encodes:
- the LOC131312034 gene encoding ribonuclease TUDOR 1-like, coding for MASTPVATGWLRGRVKAVPSGDSLLIMGSSKAEIPPEKTISLSSLSAPRLARRGSIDPPFAWESREYLRKLCIGKDVTFRVDYTGKTGREFGSVFLGDKNVSSMVVSKGWAEVWEPRQQKPGQQKGDASPFLEELLRLEVQAKRQGLGRWSMTAGASESSVRNLPPSAISYSNSFDARGLVESNKGRPMEAIVEQVRDGSTVRVYLLPEFQFVQVLVAGIHAPSMGRRAATAITTDVPNGGASAEPHAPLTSAQRLAVSSASSTEVPPDPFGREAKHFTEIRVLNRDVRIVLEDVDKFNNLVGSVYYPDGESAKDLALELIENGLAKYVEWSARLMEDDARRHLKSAELQAKKTRLRLWTNYVPPATNSKAIHDQNFTGKVVEVVSGDYIIVADDSLPYGSPLAERRVYLSSIRRPKMENPRRDEQSDPYAREAKEHLRTRLIGRQVNVSMEYSRKVSMADGPTAPSGSTNSRVMDFGSVFLVSPVKVEGDNASVPSPPTAGSQQAGVNVAELMVAHGYGTVIRHRDFEERSNYYDALLSAESRAIAGRKGIHSSKDSASMHIADLTMASVKKAKDYLPHLKSKRIPAIVEYVLSGHRFKIFIPKETCSIAFSLSGVRCPGRYEPFSNEAIALMRRKILQRDVEIEVETVDRTGTFLGSLWESKTNMSVTLLESGLAKLQTSFGTDRIRDAHLLLQAEKSAKRQKLKIWENFVEGEEVSNGSTAERKQKEDLKVTVTEVLGGGKFYVQLVGDQKVASIQQHLGSLSLQEAPLIGAFNPKKGDIVLAQFSEDNSWNRAMIVNAPRGAVESPKDEFEVFYIDYGNQEVVPYSGLRPVDPSVSAAPGLAQLCTLSYLKVPSLEEDYGQEAAMCLSSHTLTHQFRAIIDDKDTSGWKVKGQGTGTVFVVTLVDETTGSSINAAMLKDGLARLEKRRKWESRERRAAMDELEKFQAEAQLERLAIWEYGDIQSDDEYSAPPIRKVAGGKR